A stretch of DNA from Candidatus Cloacimonadota bacterium:
CTTTTATAGAATTAATTATTATTATACCACCGACTCCCATTTCTACATAATTTTCTCCGAAATCTTTTTTCAAAAGCATCCGGCAGGTTTCTTCACAGCAATAAGATGGTGCAATCTTTTTCAACCTGAGCTTTTTCAAACCTGCTAATATATTAGTTTTGTCTTTTGAACCGAGACCACCAAAGTGAAATCCACCCAGCGCTAAGAAAAGGGGTTCTTCCGGGAATATTTCTTTTGCCTTCTGCATAATTGTTAAGATGCTATGATGAGCACAGCCGGTAATAACAACAATACCTTTCGAGGTTCGCAAAGCCATCGCCTGTTCTTTGAAATAACTGGTAAATTCTCCTAGTGTAAAAATATTTGGCTGAAGTTCCATTGGAGAAATAATGGGAATGACCTCTGCTCCGGCTTTTTTTATGTTTTCGATTATGCTGAAAGGAAAAGATTCCGGGACATAAACGACCGCATCCTGATTTACCGCTAAAAAGTCGTACAATCCCCCAACATGACCGGAACGGTTGTGAGAAATTATTACTATTTGTATTTGCCCCGGATCAATCCCTAGTTTCCTCATATTTGCCAGAAGGATGCTGCCATCACTGCCGGTATCGAAAAGCACTGTTGTGGGTCCAACTTCAGCTACGCAC
This window harbors:
- a CDS encoding MBL fold metallo-hydrolase → MRFGLMMKSNNFQLGVGSHKGNDVHLTVIYDSVSTAPDLQTGQGFACVAEVGPTTVLFDTGSDGSILLANMRKLGIDPGQIQIVIISHNRSGHVGGLYDFLAVNQDAVVYVPESFPFSIIENIKKAGAEVIPIISPMELQPNIFTLGEFTSYFKEQAMALRTSKGIVVITGCAHHSILTIMQKAKEIFPEEPLFLALGGFHFGGLGSKDKTNILAGLKKLRLKKIAPSYCCEETCRMLLKKDFGENYVEMGVGGIIIINSIKENKRNIRIRRKKLTEDHYLLMKAIAELA